In the genome of Carnobacterium viridans, one region contains:
- the thiD gene encoding bifunctional hydroxymethylpyrimidine kinase/phosphomethylpyrimidine kinase, with amino-acid sequence MNNIKKVLTFAGSDASGGAGLAADLKTFSEYSTYGMVALTTIATMDPDDNWKHHVTTLPISIVEEQLKTILAGDTKIAAMKTGMLGSVEIVELAAKTISAYQFPKVVIDPVLACKGEGELLNPETAQAIQKYLLPIADVATPNLLEAGIFSGLGKLTTIEDMKKAAEKIFNLGTKHVVVKGGKSLEGDKAIDIYYDGEKHYILETEKIQPAYNHGAGCTFAAAITAGLATGLSEKEAIFKAKDFVTAAIEHGFRFNKFVGPVFHGAYRLKDSETI; translated from the coding sequence ATGAATAATATAAAAAAAGTTCTAACATTTGCAGGTAGCGATGCCAGTGGCGGTGCTGGACTAGCGGCAGACCTAAAAACCTTCTCAGAATATAGCACTTATGGCATGGTGGCTTTGACTACTATTGCTACGATGGATCCGGACGATAATTGGAAGCATCATGTCACTACTCTGCCAATTTCCATTGTGGAAGAACAATTAAAAACTATTCTGGCAGGAGATACTAAAATTGCCGCTATGAAAACAGGTATGCTTGGTTCAGTAGAAATTGTTGAACTTGCAGCCAAAACAATCTCTGCTTATCAATTCCCTAAAGTTGTTATCGACCCTGTTCTAGCCTGTAAAGGAGAAGGCGAATTATTAAATCCCGAAACGGCACAAGCCATTCAAAAGTATTTATTGCCTATTGCGGATGTGGCAACTCCTAATCTTCTTGAAGCTGGTATCTTTTCAGGTCTAGGAAAATTAACCACCATTGAAGATATGAAAAAAGCTGCTGAAAAAATTTTTAATCTTGGTACAAAACATGTAGTAGTTAAAGGTGGCAAAAGCCTTGAAGGAGATAAAGCAATAGATATTTATTATGATGGAGAAAAACATTACATACTAGAAACAGAAAAAATCCAGCCTGCTTACAACCATGGAGCTGGGTGCACTTTTGCAGCTGCAATCACAGCTGGACTAGCAACTGGGCTATCCGAAAAAGAAGCTATCTTCAAAGCTAAGGACTTTGTGACCGCTGCTATTGAGCATGGCTTTCGTTTTAATAAATTTGTTGGACCAGTTTTCCATGGTGCCTACAGATTGAAAGATTCAGAAACAATCTAA
- a CDS encoding energy-coupling factor transporter transmembrane component T family protein: MAVEMLAYIERRSPVHALSGATKLIVFLLFSTAAMLTYDTRVLVVMLMLSIGVFAISKIKFREIAFVLLFILFFLLLNNLAIYLFSPQEGVRIYGTSHELLHIWGRYNLTLEQLFYQLNVTLKYFVVIPVALLFIVTTHPSEFAASLNKIGINYKIAYSVALALRYIPDIQRDYRSISQTQQARGIDISKNEKMIKRIKNITAIIIPLILSSLDRIEVISNAMELRGFGKHKKRSWYSEKKATKKDYVVIFSGLLIFIISLLITYKNGSRFYNPF, encoded by the coding sequence ATGGCAGTAGAAATGTTGGCTTATATTGAGCGTCGTTCACCCGTACATGCATTATCTGGCGCAACAAAACTGATCGTCTTTCTTTTATTTTCAACGGCTGCGATGTTGACCTATGATACACGTGTTTTAGTGGTCATGCTAATGTTGAGTATTGGGGTATTTGCTATATCTAAAATCAAATTTCGTGAAATTGCTTTTGTTTTGTTATTTATTTTATTCTTCTTACTATTAAATAATCTTGCCATCTATTTATTTTCACCTCAAGAAGGTGTTCGAATTTATGGAACAAGTCATGAACTTTTACACATTTGGGGAAGATACAACCTCACTTTAGAACAACTATTTTATCAATTGAACGTGACGCTGAAATATTTTGTTGTGATTCCGGTAGCACTGCTATTTATAGTAACGACGCATCCAAGTGAGTTTGCTGCTTCGCTCAATAAAATTGGAATCAACTATAAAATTGCTTACTCGGTAGCACTCGCGTTAAGGTATATCCCAGATATTCAACGTGATTACCGCAGTATCTCACAGACCCAACAAGCTCGAGGCATCGATATTTCCAAAAATGAAAAAATGATAAAACGTATCAAAAATATTACGGCAATTATTATTCCATTAATCCTATCGAGTTTAGATCGAATTGAAGTTATCAGCAATGCGATGGAATTACGTGGTTTTGGCAAACACAAAAAACGAAGTTGGTATAGTGAGAAAAAAGCAACGAAAAAAGACTACGTAGTTATTTTTAGTGGCTTACTCATATTCATCATTAGTTTACTGATTACTTATAAAAATGGCAGTCGTTTTTACAATCCTTTTTAA
- a CDS encoding SAM hydrolase/SAM-dependent halogenase family protein, producing MKKTVKKIVLQTDFGLEDGAVSAMYGVAFSVDSSLGIYNLTHEIPQYNIWEASYRLYQTVNYWPQETVFVSVVDPGVGTERLSVVAKTADNHYIVTPDNGTLTHIHESIGVVEVRQIDESVNRLPNSGESYTFHGRDVYVYTAARLAAGVISFEEVGPICDLNKIVSLPHHQAEVVENKIVGNVAILDGRFGNLWTNISRELLFDYGVKYGDNIEVTISNSYTIFYQNKIQIGQSFAKSHVGDPILFINSLDKLGVAINQGSFAGAHHIQSGDNWKIQIKK from the coding sequence ATGAAAAAAACGGTCAAAAAAATTGTACTTCAAACAGATTTTGGATTAGAAGACGGTGCTGTTAGTGCCATGTATGGAGTTGCATTTAGTGTAGATTCATCGTTAGGAATTTATAATTTAACGCATGAGATTCCACAATACAATATCTGGGAAGCTTCTTACCGATTGTATCAGACGGTTAATTATTGGCCACAAGAAACTGTTTTTGTTTCAGTTGTTGACCCAGGAGTAGGAACGGAGCGATTGAGTGTCGTTGCTAAGACTGCGGATAATCACTATATTGTGACTCCAGATAACGGAACGTTAACACATATACACGAAAGTATCGGTGTCGTTGAAGTTCGTCAAATCGATGAATCGGTCAATCGATTGCCAAACTCTGGTGAATCTTATACATTTCATGGGAGAGATGTTTATGTTTACACAGCTGCTCGTTTAGCAGCTGGGGTAATTTCATTTGAAGAGGTAGGTCCTATTTGCGACTTAAATAAAATCGTTAGCTTACCACATCATCAAGCTGAAGTAGTAGAGAATAAGATTGTTGGGAATGTTGCTATTTTAGATGGACGTTTTGGCAATCTTTGGACAAATATCTCACGTGAATTATTGTTTGACTATGGTGTGAAGTATGGGGATAATATAGAAGTTACGATCTCGAACTCTTATACTATTTTTTATCAAAATAAAATTCAAATTGGTCAATCTTTTGCGAAAAGCCATGTAGGCGATCCTATTTTATTTATTAATTCATTAGATAAACTAGGTGTCGCAATCAATCAAGGTTCATTTGCTGGTGCTCACCATATTCAAAGTGGCGATAATTGGAAAATACAGATAAAAAAATAA
- a CDS encoding ECF-type riboflavin transporter substrate-binding protein: protein MKKSELSIKTIVAIGIGSAVFVILSRFAAIPTPIPNTSIQTSYAFLALMAVVFGPLAGGLIGLIGHILTDAISYGSVWWSWVIVSLFVGFTIGLLTRKIQVEDGEFNKKDIIRFNISQVIAQAIGWFVLAPSLDVLIYAEPVNKVFTQGIVAGISNILTVGIIGTILLIAYAKTRNKSNSLIKE from the coding sequence ATGAAAAAAAGTGAATTATCTATTAAAACTATAGTTGCTATTGGGATTGGGTCAGCGGTCTTTGTTATTCTTTCACGTTTTGCGGCAATTCCAACACCGATTCCCAATACGAGTATCCAAACATCCTATGCCTTTTTAGCTTTAATGGCAGTTGTGTTTGGACCGCTTGCGGGAGGGTTGATTGGTTTAATCGGTCATATCCTAACAGATGCCATCTCCTATGGATCAGTATGGTGGAGCTGGGTAATCGTTTCCTTATTCGTTGGCTTTACTATAGGTTTACTGACAAGAAAAATCCAAGTAGAAGACGGAGAATTTAACAAAAAAGATATCATTCGTTTCAATATCAGCCAAGTCATTGCGCAAGCAATCGGCTGGTTTGTACTTGCCCCTTCTTTAGATGTTTTAATTTATGCAGAACCGGTAAATAAAGTCTTTACACAAGGAATTGTAGCCGGTATTTCCAATATCTTAACCGTTGGAATTATTGGAACAATCTTATTGATAGCTTATGCAAAAACGCGAAACAAAAGTAATAGTTTAATAAAAGAGTAG
- a CDS encoding iron-containing alcohol dehydrogenase family protein translates to MRLSQVVRPGPGQLLCESGALNYLDQKLASFTNPVIITGELSYQAFKKHYSGSLNLPVFQYDGTASHEDMKHLSSLINGTDCVVGIGGGRALDTAKGTAELLKIEYVTIPTVLGTCSAYTPLSAVYHPDHTFKVVDYYEKAALLCLMDLDLLVESPKNYFMGGIGDTLAKWYEAEGITRHVEGTLPAMVQVGLKTAKVTQELLLKDSTEALRNLENSEVTDAFKRVAEAVVAIAGTVGGFAGEYGRMAGAHAIHNGMSLIQETHPFEHGVKVAYGILVQLWASGDEKEVRKLLPFFESNHFPYRFSDFDVKTDFSNKAKEVAEFAASSKETFNLAVPGVTKETILDAMKALESLSESVPVYH, encoded by the coding sequence ATGCGTTTAAGTCAAGTTGTTCGTCCTGGACCTGGCCAACTTTTATGTGAGTCTGGAGCTTTAAATTATTTAGATCAAAAATTAGCCTCTTTTACTAATCCTGTTATCATCACAGGTGAACTTTCTTATCAAGCTTTTAAAAAGCATTACTCTGGTTCTTTGAACTTGCCTGTATTCCAGTATGATGGTACAGCTTCTCACGAAGACATGAAACATCTTTCTTCATTAATAAATGGAACAGACTGCGTGGTAGGCATCGGTGGTGGACGTGCTTTAGATACCGCCAAAGGTACCGCTGAACTCTTAAAAATAGAATATGTAACTATTCCAACGGTATTAGGAACTTGTTCGGCTTATACTCCTCTTTCGGCCGTATATCATCCTGATCATACTTTCAAAGTAGTTGATTATTATGAAAAAGCAGCCTTGCTTTGTTTGATGGATTTAGATTTATTAGTGGAATCGCCTAAAAACTATTTTATGGGTGGGATTGGAGATACATTGGCAAAATGGTATGAAGCAGAAGGCATCACTCGACATGTTGAAGGCACCTTACCTGCTATGGTTCAAGTGGGTTTAAAAACTGCGAAAGTAACTCAAGAATTATTATTAAAAGACAGTACTGAAGCTTTAAGGAATCTAGAAAATTCTGAAGTAACCGATGCTTTCAAACGAGTTGCCGAGGCTGTTGTAGCTATCGCAGGTACAGTAGGCGGATTTGCGGGAGAATATGGACGCATGGCTGGTGCACATGCTATCCACAACGGAATGTCGCTTATTCAAGAAACGCATCCTTTTGAACATGGTGTAAAAGTTGCTTATGGTATTTTAGTTCAATTATGGGCTTCTGGAGATGAAAAAGAAGTAAGGAAATTACTGCCGTTTTTTGAGTCAAATCATTTCCCATATCGTTTTTCTGACTTTGACGTGAAGACTGACTTTTCAAATAAAGCAAAAGAGGTTGCTGAATTTGCTGCTTCAAGTAAAGAAACATTCAATTTAGCCGTACCAGGCGTAACCAAAGAAACTATATTGGATGCAATGAAGGCCTTAGAAAGTCTTTCTGAATCTGTTCCTGTGTACCATTAA
- a CDS encoding mannose/fructose/sorbose PTS transporter subunit IIA: protein MVGIILASHGEFAEGILQSGSMIFGEQENVKAITLMPSEGPEDVKTKMKTAIASFDDQDEVLFLVDLWGGTPFNQANTLFEEHKEKWAIVAGLNLPMVIEAYASRLSMNSAQEIAAHIIETAKEGVKVRPEELEPVTNTSAAAAAPVQGSIPPGTVVGDGKIKLGLVRVDSRLLHGQVATAWTKSVLPNRIIIVSDAVAKDDLRKRLIEQAAPPGVKANVVPIDKMIEITKDPRFGGTKALLLFENPQDVIRVMDGGVEIKEVNVGSMAHSVGKVVVSKVLSMGPEDVKAFEEMKQRGVKFDVRKVPNDSGANMNEIIKKAKNELARA, encoded by the coding sequence ATGGTAGGAATTATACTAGCAAGCCATGGCGAATTTGCTGAAGGCATCTTGCAATCTGGCTCAATGATTTTTGGAGAACAAGAAAATGTTAAAGCTATTACCTTAATGCCAAGCGAAGGACCAGAAGACGTTAAAACAAAAATGAAAACTGCAATCGCTTCGTTTGACGATCAAGATGAAGTATTGTTCTTAGTTGATTTATGGGGTGGTACTCCATTTAACCAAGCAAACACCTTGTTTGAAGAACACAAAGAGAAGTGGGCAATCGTTGCCGGGTTAAATTTACCAATGGTAATTGAAGCTTATGCATCTCGCCTTTCAATGAATTCAGCTCAAGAGATTGCAGCGCATATCATTGAAACAGCAAAAGAAGGCGTGAAAGTTAGACCGGAAGAATTGGAACCTGTAACAAATACTTCTGCTGCAGCAGCTGCACCAGTACAAGGTTCGATTCCACCAGGAACAGTAGTTGGAGATGGTAAGATCAAGTTAGGTCTAGTACGTGTAGACTCTCGTCTGTTACATGGACAAGTAGCTACAGCTTGGACAAAATCTGTATTGCCAAACCGTATCATTATTGTATCAGACGCTGTTGCTAAAGATGATCTTCGTAAGAGATTAATTGAACAAGCGGCACCTCCTGGAGTTAAGGCAAATGTTGTTCCAATCGACAAAATGATTGAGATTACTAAAGATCCTCGCTTTGGTGGCACGAAAGCTTTATTGTTATTTGAAAATCCACAAGATGTGATTAGAGTCATGGACGGTGGCGTAGAGATTAAAGAAGTTAATGTAGGCTCTATGGCGCATTCAGTAGGTAAAGTGGTTGTAAGCAAGGTTCTTTCAATGGGACCAGAAGATGTTAAAGCTTTTGAAGAAATGAAACAAAGAGGCGTTAAATTTGATGTACGTAAAGTACCAAATGATTCTGGTGCTAATATGAATGAAATTATAAAAAAAGCAAAAAATGAATTAGCACGTGCATAA
- a CDS encoding ABC transporter ATP-binding protein yields the protein MNQVAIEFKSYTFKYRSQTEPTLLDINLKIQAGEKVVIVGPSGSGKSTLAHCINGLVPFAYRGESSGACLINGKETNSLDIFQLSKMIGTVLQDLDGQFIGLTVGEDIAFALENDRVEQKKMHKRVTQVAGLVKIENLLNASTHELSGGQKQRVSMAGVLVDDVDILLFDEPLANLDPATGKHAIALIDDLQKQTDKTTIIIEHRLEDVLYRDVDRIIVMSEGRIVADAAPSELLATDVLAKSHLREPLYLKALQYAGVAISSEMSPEHIERITLTNQDEKKVRQWYQHPVQLVKDKKTETILQVENLSFHYPNAQHTLTDITFTIQKGEMVSIVGKNGAGKSTLSKLICGFERHQTGKIIYQDKDISKESITKRAEAIGLVMQNPNQMISKHLIFDEVALGLRLRNVKEDEIRQRVEKTLTICGLYAFRNWPISALSFGQKKRVTIAAILVLEPAVLVLDEPTAGQDFRHYTEIMSFLTELNQQGITILMITHDMHLMLEYTSRTLVIGEGKLLADASAIEVLANESLIAQANLTKTSLYQLAEKMSIADPQDFVSKFIHYDKGVRKTWQ from the coding sequence ATGAACCAAGTGGCTATTGAATTCAAATCATATACATTTAAATACCGTAGTCAAACGGAACCAACACTACTTGATATCAACCTAAAGATTCAAGCAGGTGAAAAAGTCGTCATCGTTGGACCATCTGGCTCAGGAAAAAGTACACTAGCTCATTGTATCAATGGGCTAGTTCCTTTTGCGTACCGAGGTGAAAGCAGTGGAGCTTGCTTAATCAATGGAAAAGAAACCAATTCACTAGATATTTTTCAATTATCAAAAATGATTGGAACGGTCTTACAAGATTTGGATGGACAATTTATTGGTTTGACTGTAGGCGAAGACATTGCTTTTGCTTTAGAAAATGATAGAGTTGAGCAAAAAAAAATGCATAAAAGAGTGACTCAAGTAGCTGGGCTTGTAAAAATAGAAAACCTTTTAAATGCCTCTACACATGAATTATCAGGGGGACAAAAGCAACGGGTATCAATGGCAGGAGTGCTCGTTGACGATGTTGATATTTTACTCTTTGATGAACCGTTAGCAAATTTAGATCCTGCAACTGGTAAACACGCAATTGCTTTGATTGATGATTTGCAAAAGCAAACAGATAAAACCACCATTATTATTGAACATCGCTTGGAAGATGTATTGTATCGAGATGTTGATCGCATTATAGTAATGAGTGAAGGGCGAATTGTAGCTGATGCGGCTCCATCAGAACTGTTAGCAACAGATGTACTCGCAAAAAGTCATTTAAGGGAACCACTTTATTTGAAAGCTTTGCAATACGCTGGTGTTGCGATTAGTTCTGAAATGTCGCCTGAACATATTGAGCGTATAACACTTACAAACCAAGACGAAAAAAAGGTGAGACAATGGTACCAACACCCTGTTCAACTAGTTAAGGATAAAAAAACTGAGACTATTTTACAGGTAGAAAATTTGTCTTTCCATTATCCAAATGCGCAACATACTCTAACCGATATCACGTTTACGATTCAAAAAGGTGAAATGGTCAGCATTGTGGGAAAAAACGGAGCTGGTAAATCGACATTATCAAAATTGATTTGTGGATTTGAGCGGCATCAAACTGGGAAAATTATTTATCAGGACAAAGATATCAGCAAAGAATCGATTACAAAGCGTGCAGAAGCGATTGGTTTAGTGATGCAAAATCCAAATCAAATGATTTCTAAACATTTGATTTTTGATGAGGTAGCTTTAGGACTACGGTTACGTAATGTGAAAGAAGATGAAATACGTCAACGAGTTGAAAAGACATTAACCATTTGTGGCTTGTATGCTTTTCGCAATTGGCCAATTTCAGCTCTAAGCTTTGGTCAGAAAAAACGAGTGACTATTGCAGCGATTCTCGTATTAGAACCAGCTGTATTAGTTTTAGATGAACCGACAGCGGGACAAGATTTTCGTCATTATACAGAAATTATGAGTTTTTTAACTGAATTGAATCAACAAGGAATCACGATTTTAATGATTACTCATGATATGCACCTTATGTTGGAATACACATCAAGAACGCTTGTCATTGGTGAGGGAAAACTGCTTGCCGATGCTTCAGCAATAGAAGTCTTGGCAAATGAGTCACTAATTGCACAAGCCAATTTGACTAAAACATCTCTATACCAATTGGCTGAAAAAATGTCTATCGCGGATCCGCAAGATTTTGTTTCCAAGTTTATTCATTATGATAAGGGGGTGCGCAAAACATGGCAGTAG